The genomic region CGCATGTCCGCCTACGGAGTTTCTAGGAGCGCAGTATTTCGATTCTGAGCCTTATGTGGCCGCATGCTACGGTGGAGGGTTTGCCTTCCATACGACGAACGACGCTAGGATATATATGAAGGGGCCCGCCGACACGTACGACAGGATCCAGTGGGACAACTACTGGCCTCAAGTACAGTTCATATTCACATCGCTGTACGGCTTATTAAACGAGCCTGTGATAGACCTTCCCCAGTCGCCTTCGAGACTAGAAGCCACGGGTGAATGGGGCTACTGTAGTCTGACGATAAGGGTTGTCAGCTATAACATGACGACGGCTTACTGGGATCCCTTCGACGCTGAGAGGCATCCAGAGGCGATAAACGATACGATAGTTCATTACCAGTCTACCGCGGCACCGGCTATGCAGGCTGTACCTTCATACGCGGCGTTCGGTGCGGCGTTCATCATGGGTGTACTAGATGTCATAGCTAAGCCTGATGAGAACGGCGTCGTGGTGATTAAGGGTATAAAGCCTTACACGAGCGGGATGGTAGATGCGTTTGTGATAAATAGCACTAACGGTGAGATAGAGTGGGCCACCGACATAGGCGTGTATTCGCCTTATCAGTCTAAGATCGCCTCTGTGACGACGGTAAATGCATCGTACTTATGTTCAATATTCAGGTGCGCAAGCATAGTTCTGTTCGCGTTATTCAACCCATCCGACCTAAGCTCGATGCCGAACGTGGTACTATACAACAGACTGGCTCATGGACCATTGATTCAGCAGAGCTTCTTAGTTTCGATGTACGGTGACGTGATGGCGTTTATTCAGCCAAATATACCAACTGAGATTCTTATTACGCGAGGCCGAGCGTTCGGTATGGCGGCGACGGCGGCAACCTCCGGTGCTGCATTAGGCTCGGTAGGTTTCATCGGAGCCTTCCTCGGAGGAGGTGGTGGAGGCAGGTTCCCGATGGGTATCCTAGTGAACAGCACTGCTGATTTTCCAGAGGGATATGGATATAAAGTAAGCGCAGGAAAAACATTAAGGATACCGTTTACGCCTATGCTCTACGCAAGGGACATTTTCTTGTTAAACGACGGTAGAGTGAAGCTGGCTGCGAAGTACTTTACGTTTAACCCGGTCACCATAATGTTCCACGGATTGGCTGAAAAGTATCTAAAACTGGCTTTAGAGGCGTACAAGCAGAGAGACTATGGGCTGAGCTATGCATCGGCCTACGCAGCTTGGGCTTATGAGCAGGTGGCATACTACTCGATGATGGACCTGATATGGCAGGTAATATACACTATAGTGGTGATATCCATCGCTATAATACCGTTCGCATATGCGATGAGCAGGCTCGTCGGGCTTGAAGGCCGTAGGCTCATAGCCGGTGTGCTCATAATATTTGGAGTCATGCTGATCGTGCTCGACATATTCCATCCAGGTTTCCACTTGGCTAGCAATGCCGGAATGGCGATCTTGGCATTCGGTACCGCCATAGTAATATTGCCGCTACTGGGCTTCGTGATACGTGAAGCCATGATGAGCGCCAAGACCTTGAAGGAAAGGATGATCGGTATGCACACCGCCGAGATAAGCCGTTCTACCATAGCGTTCCAGGCGTTCTCGCTATCAATTCAGAACATGCGTAGACGACGTTTCATGACGGTGCTGACCCTAGTCTCCATAGTAATACTGGTCTTCTCGATGGTTACGTTCACCTCGCTTATGGCTGCGCCTAGGCCTGTAGAGGACATACGAACCATATCGGAGGGAGAGACACCGCCGCTGTATCAGGGTATACTGATACGTAGGCCTGTGTGGTCGCCTATACCGGAGGAGATGTACTATCAGGTCATCCACCAGTTTAAGGGTACAGGCATATATTCGGCTAGGGGTTGGCTGTTCCCACCGCCTCCGCAGAGAGGTTTAGGGTTCTTCGCGTTCTCAGATAAGCTGATAACAAAGGTAGGCGCCGTCTTATTCCTGAGCCCTGAGGAGAAGGAGATCTCCCACATAGACGAGATACTGCTACCCGGTAGCGACTGGTTTGGACCTGACGACGTTTACACATGTATCATAAGTAAAACCATGGCTGATAACCTGACTAAAGAGTTGGGTAGGCCGATAACGATAGGCTCGGTTATACCGTTTCTAGGTATGAATCTTAGGGTTATAGGGATGTTTGACGGTGGCCTTCTATGGTCTGGAAGCGAGGGCTTCGTAGACTTAGACGGTGAACCCATAACGCCGCTTATGCCGTTGATAACGACGGGTGCCGGTAGGGCTGTGCCGTTCCACTTCACCGGAGACTTGATAATGCTCATGCCTCTTAAGGCCTGTCTTCTACTTAGGGAGCGTGCTTACATAGTGAGCATAGCATACAAGCCATATAATACGACTGCTATACGCGAGATCGCCCGTAACTTAGCCCTGAGGATCGCGACTGATGTGTATTACAGCGACGCTCCGGATAGAATCGGGATCGTGAGATATCGGCAGTGGTTCACGGTCACAGGGTTTGAGACGTTCATAGCCCCGACGATAATCTGTAGCTTCACGATCTTGAACATGATGCTCGCTAACGTCCACTACAGAACCAGGGAGATCTCTATCTACATGGCTGTAGGCCTGTCGCCACTCCACGTTTCGGTATTGTTCCTCGCAGAATCGCTAGTGTACGCCCTGTTAGGGACGGTTCTAGGGTACGTGTACGGCGTGATCGGGTGCTGGATCTTCAACATATTAGGCCTATATCCGCCAGGATTCTACCCCAACTTCTCGTCGTTCTACGTGTTCATCGTATTAGGGTCAGCCTCACTAGTAACTGTACTGTCGACAATTTATCCATCGTTAAAGGCGTCGAGGCTTGTGACACCTTCCCTCGAGCGTAAATGGAGGATTCCTCCACCTCGTGGAGACGAGTGGGAGATACGAATGCCCTTCGTGTTCTCGGGTAGAGAGATCTACGGGTTCCTAGCGTTCGTGAACGAGTATCTAGACGCGCATAGGACCGAGGGAGTGGGTGCCTTCGCCACCTTCGGAGATATCGAATGGAAATTTGAGAGGGACCCGCTAGAAGAGAGGGATACTAAGACGTTGATAGCCAACGTACGGCTTGCACCGTTCGACGTAGGCATCACCCAGAAAGTGATGGTTATAGCCGAATCGCATAGAAAACGGCCGTATTCGCTTACCATATACCTTCAGAGGACGACCGGCTTGTTGAGTGACTGGGTGAACTCCAACAGGCCGTTCATAGACAACATGAGGAAGCAGCTGCTGATATGGAGAACGTTGAAGCAGACGGATAAGGAGAAGTACATCGACCTAGGGTTAACGTTATTTAGGAAGAAGCTCGGTATTAGTGACGAAGAGTTTAAGAAGCGTCTGGGTTCAGAATAGAGGTGAGTCTGTATGGCCGAGCAGGAGATTCGCCCTGGACTGACTTGGAGGTCAATACTAGCCCTAATATTCTCCCTATTCCTAGTGCAGCCGGTGATGATATACTACTACCTCATAAGCGCCCAGTGGTTCCCACTTCAGGCTTGGATAGTGATCCTGCTATGGTCGGAGATCGCGCACTTCCTAGGCTCTCCGTTAAGTAAGCAAGAGCTCTTCATCCTACTGAGCTTCCAGTGGATGGCCTCCTACTATGCGCAGCTCTTCAGCATGGGCGGCCCCTATGACTTGGTTAAGAATGCATATATGGCCTACAGCCCTGAAGCACAGGCCCTAGGGATCTCACAGTACGTTCCGTCTTGGTGGGTACCGCCTCAAAGCGAACTCATAAGATTGACCATGGAACGCACGTTCCTCTACTTCGACCCGGTGTGGCTTATCCCGTTGGGGATAGCGGTTTTAGCGTTGATATTTAACATGGTTGCCGATATATCCATGGGCTATTTCACTTACTCGCTCTACGTGAAAGTGGAGAAGCTCCAGTTCCCCGCCGCTAGGGCAGCCGCCGAGACAGTCTTAACGCTGGCTGAGAGAGATCCACTGCATATGAGGATACTGATGCTATCTATTCTCTTCGGTGCGCTCTACGACTTATTCGTGAGCTTCCTACCATACCTACTCGGACCTTACCTAGCCAGTGGAGGAGCCGCGATCTACACGGTTCTTCTACCGATCGCTCAAACCTTCGACATGACGCCTGTGATAGCGCACTTCCTACCAGGGTTCGGCTTCGCCTTCACCTTGAACTTGATGACGTCTCCGGCAGGCTACATATCAGGGTTCATACTCCCCATCGACATATGTCTAGCCCAGTTTTTAGGGGCCTTCAGCTACTACTGTATAGGAACGCATCTGATAACGAGGTTTAACCTCTGGCCGGCTGAAAGTCCATACGATATTTCGTGGCCGCTGGCTATACTTGTCCAAAGGTCTCAGCTATACTTCTACACGAGCCTCACCATAGGTATGGCCTTGGCAGCCACGTTCCTTCCGATGCTGATAAGACCTAAATCGGTCATCAGGGCCTTCAGTTCGCTGGCTAAAGCGAAAGGTGCAGAGGGAGAGGGTCCTCCGCTATACTTGCTACTCGCGGCTTTCCTAGGGGCGTGCACTGGAGGCATGCTACTGGTATACTTCCTAACAGGGTTCCCGCTTTGGATTCTAGCAATATTCATGATCGGCGGTTCGTTCTTCGCGTCGTTTATGGGTGCAAGCGCCGCAGGTGTTACCACTACCGGGTTTAACGTGCCCATGCTTCCGCAGCTGATGATATATCTGACCGGTTGGCAGGATAAGCGCATATGGTTTGCTCCGACAAACATATACGCCGGAGGCCCAAGTATAGCCCAGGCGTTTATGCAGGCGGACATACTGAAGGCTAGAAAGTCCGAATATATCAAGACCTATATACTGATATTCTTCGTAGGCGTTCTCGTTACCATACTCTTCGTGTCCTATCTATGGACTCTATCGCCTATACCGTCTGGAGCGTATCCTGCTACGATGGTATACTGGCCGGTCGACGCCATGAACTGGGCTAGATGGCAGGTCTGGATGTGGTCCGGCTACCTGTTCAGGAAAGACCTTCTGATCGGAGGATTCGCTATAGGCTCAGTGATATACCTGATAACGGATCTTATATTCCATAAACCATACTTCCTAGTGGCTTTCATCAGCGGAGCGTATGGTAGCTGGTTTGGCTACACCATGCAGCTTCCATACACGCTGGCCCAGCTGATAGGGTCGATAATCGGTAACGTGGTCGTAGCCAGAGTTCTAAGTAGGAGGACAAAGATACCTTACGGCGTATTCGCCTACAGGTTCTACATGGGTACCACGATCGGATGGGGTCTGATGGAGAGCATAAGAGCGTTACTGGTGCTAGTCAGCCGAGCGATGTGGCTACTGCCATACTAGAGACGTTAGGGAAAACGCTCCGATTTTTTTAAATCTTCTTCTTCTCAATGAGAGAATCCTATATGGTCGATGGCAAGACTTTTAAATTCTCTGAAGAGATCAACTAGTGGTTTGAAAATGAGCGAGGAGGTTAAGGAGTTTAGGATAAGACCATCGCTTCTCGTTCCCTTGATAATCCTAACGGCTGTACTATCGTTCATAGGGACAGTTGAGATCGCTTTGAACGGCTCTGTCGGCGGCGCCTTCATGTGCCGCTACGCGTGGGGTACGGTCTCCAAGACGATGGGTATTCCGATAATGTCGCTACTAGTAATCCTGTTAGCTTTCCCGTTTAAATATCTGAGAGGCCGGTTGTCGCCTTCTACGCTTGTCTCCCTTTACGTCGTCGGCGCCGCTGTGGCGATGTATGGTATCGGACACTACGAGACGTTCGCGTGCTGGCCGGTAGGATTCGCCAGAACGCTCCTGTATACTGAGCCGGAGTTCCTACCGGTCGCGGAGAGCTGGTGGTGGATGCCACCATACGACGTAGTACAGCTTATAAACGCAGGCGGAGCTGCGACTGACTGGGGAGCATGGTCAGGAGCCATACTATTCTGGTCGCTATACCTACTGGTCTTCTACCTATTCGGATCGAGCGTGATGCTGCTCTTCAGACGGAGATGGTTGGACATAGAGAGGGTGCCGTTCCCATACGTCATAGCGACCCACGAACTCATAAGACGGGTCTCCGGAGAACGCGGATTAGAGAAGACGACGAAGTGGTTTATCATAGGCTTTGTTATAGCGTTGCTCTTCGAAATACAGGTCATGTGCACATATATATGGCCGTGGTGGCCAGACCTGCTTGCTTGGAGAGGCACGGCTGTAGACGAAACAAGCCCACAGGGATGTGTATGCGTCTATGCTAACGACCCTATTGAAAGCGCCCTTGTATGGTGGCCAGGCTATACAAAGAATGTCCTACCGTTCCTAGTGTACTATCTAGCGCCTTTAGATGTATTACTTTCAGCATGGGTATTCTTCTTAATAGTGGTAATACTCGCTCAGATAGCTTACATGATGGGCTACTACACAGGAGTCTTTGAGATGGGAAGCGCCTGCAGAATACTTGGATGGGCTGGCTCTGATATATCGCCTCTATTCGGTCCGCCGTACTACTGGATGTGGGTGACGATGATAGGTGGCACACTTGCTGTGACGGTCATGATGATGTTCCACGCCAGAAGCTACCTCGCCGAGACTATAAGGCTTGCTATGCGTGGAGGCAGGTCTCCAGAGGAGGCTAACGAACCCTTCACCTACAGACAAATATACATATTCATCGTGATCTCCGCGATAATACTACTTGCGTTCTGCTTCTCAGCGGGATTAAGCATAGGAACGGCCTTGGCAGTATTGATAGTAGGTGCGTTCATAAACACCGTGGCAGCAGCATACGTCCTAGGTTTAAGCGGATGCGGCTATATACACGAAAGAGCCTTGTGGCCCAGCTGGCCTCTAAGATTCATATGGCCCACCGCTCCCCAGAACTACAGTGCAGACTGGATCATGAGCCACGTCTTCATGCACACAGGGCTCAACCACGTAACTCACGGAGTACAAACCGGGGCATACCTCACAATACAGAACCTTAAGATGGGTAGCCTAGCTAAGATAAATCTCCGAGACATATTCATACTGACCACTATAGCCAGCATCGTAGCGATATTCGTCGGAAACGCTACAAGGGTTTGGATAATAAATCTTCTAGGAGTTGCGCGTGTCCCGATATGGGGTAGCTGCTCGGTCACCCAATGGTGTGATAACGACTTTGAAAGATATGCGCAGGCTCCACCTGCAGAGTTCCAGTTTACGGCAGGTGCTGCAGGTTTCGTGATAACGATGATACTATTCCTTCTAAGGGCTAGGTTCATATGGTGGCCTCTACACCCAGTAGGCTTCATACTGGCGACCGGTGTGGCGCCTAACTGGATGAGGGAATGGAATGCTATGCTTGGTGCTTGGATAGCCAAGTTCCTGACCCTACGCGTAGGCGGTAGCAGAGCCTACGAAGAATACGGCGTACCCTTCGTAAGCGGAGGAATCGCAGGTTATGCGCTATCGAACCTAATAGCCTACCTAGTAGGCACGGTGAGGTTCTTCATACCGTTCTAAGGTAAGTCCCAATTTTTTATAGGGAATTCCTTTATTTTTCTGACCGGAGTGTTTAAGTTCATCCTCCTCAAGATTTATCATGTCCGATGATCAAGTGGATAGTCTCCCTAGGTCTCTCGTTACTCGCTCTCGGGTCTCTTCTATTCACGGTTTCTCAAACCCTGGAAACTCACTCCCAGTCGATAACGCCTGAGGTATTATTGTATCAGGATAGGTTTGAGATGAAGCGTGAAGAAGTCAGGGTCTACAACTTCACGTTTCCCCAGAATGTGACGGTCGTCACCATCGTAGGGTCCAACATGTGCGTAGGCCTTAGAATATACAACGAGACGTTTCAAGAGTTTATCGACGAGATGGGTGGATTAAGCATGGTGAATTATACCGACATCGCTGAGCTTCTGGGGAATATGCCTAAACCAATCTCATGGTCCCACAGTGAATATTACAGACATTTGATACCAAACAATAAAACCATGACCTACTACTTTATACTCTACAACTATCCTGCATGTTATCCTAAAAGCGTCCGCTTAGAAATAGGATACACCACCGGTGAGATAGAGGTGCCTAGGGAAGAGCCCATAACGTTTAGAAACCAGCTACTATCGGCGGGTTTAGCCTCGATAGCCCTAGGATGCCTAATAGCGCTATACGGCTTCGTCAGAGAACCTAAAATATAGAGGCTGAGAGGAGATTACTCTATAAGCTCCTCCACGTTCTTCTTTATCTTCTCTATAGTCGCCACTACGAGGTCTGCCGCTTCTTTTCCTCCTAAGAGGATCTGATGCGGTAGGGTTATCTCTCTTTTACAATACTCTTCAGCGCCTGGAAGATGTAGACTTTCATAATCCGGTATCTTCCAATCTTCCGGGAATATCCCCTTAAGATTTTCTTTTTTGAAAGCCGGTTGCTTATACAAGGGCATACCGTAGCCGGCACCCGCTGGTATCCCCTCAGCGTTCAAAGCCTCTAAGAACTTTTCTTTAGGAAGACCGTGAAACTCCTCGGGATCGTATCTTATCACAAAGAAGTAGTAGCCTCTCTTAGTAATCCTATCGTCCCTCTTAAGCGGCTCAACCCCACCTATCCTCCTCAGCTTCGAAGCCAAGTACTCGCCAGTCTCATGTTTAAGTTCCACATGCTCCTTGAGCCTTCTCATCTGCGATATCAACAGCCCAGCCTGAATCTCTGAAAGCCGGTAGTTAGAGCTTAAGATGAAATGCATGTATCCAGGTTTGCCGAGAACCCTACCTATGTTATGGATGAGCCTAGCTCGTTCGGCGAGTTTATCATCATTAGTCAAGACGATTCCACCTTCACCAGCCGTCAAGGTTTTACTCTCCTGTAGGCTGAACCCTCCCATATCCCCGATCGCCCCGACCTTACGACCTCTCCACTCAGAGCCGTGGGCGTGAGCTGCGTCTTCTATTAGAAAAAGACCGTTCCTCCTCACCACCGGAAGGACTTCGTCGAAATTTATAGGATAGCCTGCGTAATGGACGCCTATAACAGCCTTGGTCCTCTCGCTTATGTTCTCCTCTATCGACTCGGGGCTTATGGTCGCGGTCTCAGGGTCTACGTCTGCGAAGACCGGTATAGCCCCCACCTCGCTCACGGCTGAGGCCGTGGCTATAAACGTCACAGCTGGCACTATAACTTCGTCTCCGAAGTTGACTCCGATAGTCTTAAGGGCGAGTTCAAGGGCCACCGTCCCGTTAGCTACGGCTATCCCGTATTTGGCTTGATGATACTCTGCAAACATCCTCTCGAAAACCTCAGCCTTAGAACCGGGGTAAAGCCTACACCACCGTCTACTTCTAACGACCTCTACTACAGCTCTCTCATCTTCCTCATCGTAGATAGGCCAAGGCGGAACAAGCTCCCTAAGCCTCTCCGCCTCTCTAGGGCCACCTTTTAAAGCTAACCTAGCCATCGAATCAAAATCGAGTCGGCATCGGCTTTAAGATTTATTCCCTTTCTATCAACCGTTTAATCGCCATAGTTATGATCACGTTCATCGCTAAGACCGCTATTGAGGCGAGAAACGGGATCCTGGGGTCTATCTGGTAAGCGTATCCGGCTAACGTGGGGGTTAACCAGTTAGCTAATGCCGAGAACGTGGTAGATAAGGAGAGCACTTTCGCCCTGGCCTTCTCGTCCACTATGTCTATCCTATTAGTTAAAAACGTTCTAACAGACGGATATGCGAGGGTATAGAAGCCGCTAAGCACTCCCGATAAGGCTGCTAAGCTTAAATATCCTTTAGGCGTCGTCACGAGCACGGTGAGTGATAAGGCTGATAGAAGATATGCCATGGTCAAAGATTTAAGAAGCCCAACCTCACCCCGTATCATAGGAGAAAAGATCGTAAGCAGGAGGATCGACGTGACTGAAGAGGCTGCAGGTACCAAGGATGCGAGACTTTCGTCTAAAGCTAGTCCTCTAGAATCGGTGAGGTATAGTGCATTGTAGGTGCCTGAGACTGTGAAGTAGAAGTTGCCTAGTATGTTGCATAGGAATATCAGGAGTATGGCTCTTCTCCTGATAACTATCTGGAGCGCCTTACGATAGCCTTTAAATGTCGCTTCTCTCCTTCAGCAAAACCTTACCTATTTCTGTCTCCCTCAGAAGGGTTTGTCTTAAAATGAACATGGTCGTTAAAGTTGTTAATGCAAGCATACACATGGCTCTGTAACCTGCTACGATACCGTATGTAGATACCATGAGTCCAGCTAGCGGTGTCAGTAGGTTTCCGGAGACGTAGATCAGGTTGATATAGCCGTATATGCTGGCTCTATACTCTGGAGAAGTGTCCTCGACAAGCATACATTCCCAGACCGGAAATATGACCGTTACAAGACCTTCAAACACGATGGCTAACATCATCTGCCAAAACTCTGTAGCCAGCATCCACAGAGCTAGTGAAGTGATCCAACCCACCACGTCGAAGGCCATGAAAACCCTCTTTCTCCCAAACCTATCGGCGAGATACCCTCCTAACAGGGGGAGAAACGTCTGTAATATCGAGTATAGGGTTATAGTGAAGCCTATCTCGACCTCTGACACACCTAGGCTTTTCATGAATATGGGCCTGTAGAAGAATATCCAGCTCATGGGGATGCTCCAAAGCGGCTCGGTAGCTATTAAAACCTTAGCGTTTCTACCCCACTCTTTAAATGGCGTCTTTATCGAGACCTTTGCTTTACCCATGGAATTCCCCTATCTAAAGCCGGTTAACATTCTTGATTGAGAGAAAAAGAATAGAGGGAGAATGCCTAATAGGGTTTAAATCTGGTCTCAACTTCCATGATCCTGTTTGTCCTAGAAGACTCTATGGATTTTATCATGATCTCGCTTACGTGAGCCCCCCAGTCTATGTTCGGGATCGGCTCCTCATCCCTGACGATACACTCTAGGAAGTGCTTGGTCGAAGCTGCGTAGTAGTTCCACCACCGTCCTCCAACGCTGTTCCAGTCGACTTTAACCCAGCCTCTACCGGAGGCTATGTCTTTGTAGGCTAAGGCATAGGCTCCGCCTATGAACAGCCCGCCGTTAGAGCCGTAAACCTCTATGTCTGGGAGTTCACCGATGTCATCTCTAACCCCATCTGGGGTCACGAAGTTTGCTACTACCACTCCTAAGCCTCCTGTCTCCATCTCCATCAGGGTCAACGTGTTGTCTTCAGCCTCCACCTTTATCTTCAAGGTTCTAGGCGCCTTATCGAGCGCGTCCCAGACGATTCTGTAGGGGGACTTAGATAAGTAGTCCGTAAACCACTCCGGTGGTACGATGTTTATCTCCGGTATTGAAATCTTCGCCAATCCTGCGACTCTTCTTACAGGTCCTAGCAGAAATGTTAGGGTTGAGATCTCGTACACGCCAAGGTCGAACAGAGGACCCCCCGCCTCCTTAGAGAAGAACGTCTTCGCACCCCAGACAGGTGGTCCTCGACCGAGGCCTGCTCTAAACCAGTATACCTCGCCTAGGCTCTTTAAAACTTCTTTAGCTTTAAGGTATACCGGGAACATCTGCACCCCTGGTTCAACGAGTGCTTTAACACCAGCTTTCTTAACGGCGTCTACGGCTTTTTTAAGATCATCCATGTTCGTGGCTAAAGGCTTCTGAACGAGTATATGCTTACCCGCCTCGGCGGCTTCTATGACCTGTTTAGCGTGATCGCCCATACCGGTCAATATGAAAACGGCTTCGATATCGGATTTTCTAAGCATCTCTTCAAGGCTTCTGTAGTATTCCTTGGCACCCCACAGTTTCGCAGACCTTTCAGCCCGTTTCTCTATCAAGTCGCATACCGCTACAAGTTCACCATACTCTCTAATGGCTGGAAGGTAAGCGTTGTTAGCTACCACGCCGCAGCCCACCACACCGCATTTAACTTTCCGAAAAACCATAACGGTAGCCTCCACTATGAATACGCATATCAGAACCAGCGTCTTATAAGATTATCCAAAAAATCGAGATCCGGTGGACATTTCTTCCCGGAAAGAATTATAAAGTCTCCGGGTAGAAATTACATGGGGGTTTTCTATGGGAGAGGAAAGAGTCGAACGTTTTCCGATAGCGTTAGTGATTCTAGTGCCT from Candidatus Bathyarchaeota archaeon harbors:
- a CDS encoding M28 family peptidase codes for the protein VQPYGEDGYFEYFYITVPVDYGATISLEDGEVLHGYNLWPNLVNPSPYKSPSEGDTLVYVGRGTFDDLSKANVTDRWVLMDFDSRWFFRLAAMFGAKGVIYIGTGKESRMEAFQKLYNIPMTFPRIYLNSEDGLRLKELCEKQGEVKIWVDTLMKWERVRVANIVGLIPGTANASEIGVITAYLDSWSIVPALSPGATDALGVSALLNFAKFLAKNPPKRSVMLVVLAGHWQSLWGAREWVDRHFDILGTSVKFFASLDLSAGSQQLAVYNRGNVYSYTNLQTLNSRYTSLINLLFRTYLTVLRDKSLLGERFGAYFIDEILLTYPPWISACPPTEFLGAQYFDSEPYVAACYGGGFAFHTTNDARIYMKGPADTYDRIQWDNYWPQVQFIFTSLYGLLNEPVIDLPQSPSRLEATGEWGYCSLTIRVVSYNMTTAYWDPFDAERHPEAINDTIVHYQSTAAPAMQAVPSYAAFGAAFIMGVLDVIAKPDENGVVVIKGIKPYTSGMVDAFVINSTNGEIEWATDIGVYSPYQSKIASVTTVNASYLCSIFRCASIVLFALFNPSDLSSMPNVVLYNRLAHGPLIQQSFLVSMYGDVMAFIQPNIPTEILITRGRAFGMAATAATSGAALGSVGFIGAFLGGGGGGRFPMGILVNSTADFPEGYGYKVSAGKTLRIPFTPMLYARDIFLLNDGRVKLAAKYFTFNPVTIMFHGLAEKYLKLALEAYKQRDYGLSYASAYAAWAYEQVAYYSMMDLIWQVIYTIVVISIAIIPFAYAMSRLVGLEGRRLIAGVLIIFGVMLIVLDIFHPGFHLASNAGMAILAFGTAIVILPLLGFVIREAMMSAKTLKERMIGMHTAEISRSTIAFQAFSLSIQNMRRRRFMTVLTLVSIVILVFSMVTFTSLMAAPRPVEDIRTISEGETPPLYQGILIRRPVWSPIPEEMYYQVIHQFKGTGIYSARGWLFPPPPQRGLGFFAFSDKLITKVGAVLFLSPEEKEISHIDEILLPGSDWFGPDDVYTCIISKTMADNLTKELGRPITIGSVIPFLGMNLRVIGMFDGGLLWSGSEGFVDLDGEPITPLMPLITTGAGRAVPFHFTGDLIMLMPLKACLLLRERAYIVSIAYKPYNTTAIREIARNLALRIATDVYYSDAPDRIGIVRYRQWFTVTGFETFIAPTIICSFTILNMMLANVHYRTREISIYMAVGLSPLHVSVLFLAESLVYALLGTVLGYVYGVIGCWIFNILGLYPPGFYPNFSSFYVFIVLGSASLVTVLSTIYPSLKASRLVTPSLERKWRIPPPRGDEWEIRMPFVFSGREIYGFLAFVNEYLDAHRTEGVGAFATFGDIEWKFERDPLEERDTKTLIANVRLAPFDVGITQKVMVIAESHRKRPYSLTIYLQRTTGLLSDWVNSNRPFIDNMRKQLLIWRTLKQTDKEKYIDLGLTLFRKKLGISDEEFKKRLGSE
- a CDS encoding OPT/YSL family transporter, with amino-acid sequence MKMSEEVKEFRIRPSLLVPLIILTAVLSFIGTVEIALNGSVGGAFMCRYAWGTVSKTMGIPIMSLLVILLAFPFKYLRGRLSPSTLVSLYVVGAAVAMYGIGHYETFACWPVGFARTLLYTEPEFLPVAESWWWMPPYDVVQLINAGGAATDWGAWSGAILFWSLYLLVFYLFGSSVMLLFRRRWLDIERVPFPYVIATHELIRRVSGERGLEKTTKWFIIGFVIALLFEIQVMCTYIWPWWPDLLAWRGTAVDETSPQGCVCVYANDPIESALVWWPGYTKNVLPFLVYYLAPLDVLLSAWVFFLIVVILAQIAYMMGYYTGVFEMGSACRILGWAGSDISPLFGPPYYWMWVTMIGGTLAVTVMMMFHARSYLAETIRLAMRGGRSPEEANEPFTYRQIYIFIVISAIILLAFCFSAGLSIGTALAVLIVGAFINTVAAAYVLGLSGCGYIHERALWPSWPLRFIWPTAPQNYSADWIMSHVFMHTGLNHVTHGVQTGAYLTIQNLKMGSLAKINLRDIFILTTIASIVAIFVGNATRVWIINLLGVARVPIWGSCSVTQWCDNDFERYAQAPPAEFQFTAGAAGFVITMILFLLRARFIWWPLHPVGFILATGVAPNWMREWNAMLGAWIAKFLTLRVGGSRAYEEYGVPFVSGGIAGYALSNLIAYLVGTVRFFIPF
- a CDS encoding DegT/DnrJ/EryC1/StrS family aminotransferase, which codes for MARLALKGGPREAERLRELVPPWPIYDEEDERAVVEVVRSRRWCRLYPGSKAEVFERMFAEYHQAKYGIAVANGTVALELALKTIGVNFGDEVIVPAVTFIATASAVSEVGAIPVFADVDPETATISPESIEENISERTKAVIGVHYAGYPINFDEVLPVVRRNGLFLIEDAAHAHGSEWRGRKVGAIGDMGGFSLQESKTLTAGEGGIVLTNDDKLAERARLIHNIGRVLGKPGYMHFILSSNYRLSEIQAGLLISQMRRLKEHVELKHETGEYLASKLRRIGGVEPLKRDDRITKRGYYFFVIRYDPEEFHGLPKEKFLEALNAEGIPAGAGYGMPLYKQPAFKKENLKGIFPEDWKIPDYESLHLPGAEEYCKREITLPHQILLGGKEAADLVVATIEKIKKNVEELIE
- a CDS encoding MFS transporter, with amino-acid sequence MGKAKVSIKTPFKEWGRNAKVLIATEPLWSIPMSWIFFYRPIFMKSLGVSEVEIGFTITLYSILQTFLPLLGGYLADRFGRKRVFMAFDVVGWITSLALWMLATEFWQMMLAIVFEGLVTVIFPVWECMLVEDTSPEYRASIYGYINLIYVSGNLLTPLAGLMVSTYGIVAGYRAMCMLALTTLTTMFILRQTLLRETEIGKVLLKERSDI
- a CDS encoding Gfo/Idh/MocA family oxidoreductase encodes the protein MVFRKVKCGVVGCGVVANNAYLPAIREYGELVAVCDLIEKRAERSAKLWGAKEYYRSLEEMLRKSDIEAVFILTGMGDHAKQVIEAAEAGKHILVQKPLATNMDDLKKAVDAVKKAGVKALVEPGVQMFPVYLKAKEVLKSLGEVYWFRAGLGRGPPVWGAKTFFSKEAGGPLFDLGVYEISTLTFLLGPVRRVAGLAKISIPEINIVPPEWFTDYLSKSPYRIVWDALDKAPRTLKIKVEAEDNTLTLMEMETGGLGVVVANFVTPDGVRDDIGELPDIEVYGSNGGLFIGGAYALAYKDIASGRGWVKVDWNSVGGRWWNYYAASTKHFLECIVRDEEPIPNIDWGAHVSEIMIKSIESSRTNRIMEVETRFKPY